Genomic segment of Panicum virgatum strain AP13 chromosome 9N, P.virgatum_v5, whole genome shotgun sequence:
GATTTGAATAGCAAGCTACAAGTGGGGCGTTGGTGTCTAGAAGTAGTTTAGGAGGGGACAAAGGGATAATGAGTAAAGGTCATGTTTTTCTGCAATAGCAGATGAGCATTTGCTCTATTCTGTCGAGAAAGTCTATCATCTGAAAAAAAAAGCTGATGATTGTTTTCTTTGTTGAGGAGTAACCACTAGTGTGAATTGAAGTTCTTGGTGAGAAAAAAAGATGACATAACTTCCATTGGGAAAATTTATTCTCTCCTTCagtttcaacaaaatggagCCATTTGTTTGCTACGTTTGTGATACACATCCTTTACTTTTGACTGATTTGAAGATTTGTGTAAAATTAATTAATTCCATGAATTATTTTTATGGTTGCACTAACAAGAGACAAGTGACAGCTTCATTTCATTTAGGTCGCTTATTTACCACAAATACTATGGTTGCATAGGTTAGGTAGGTATAGTTTCTTGATTCAAGAACAAAGTTATCTAGGCGACTAGGCCTTTTTGTCTGTCCAGTATGTGATCTAATCAATGTGGGATGTTTCTGGAGTTTGATTAGCAAACCCTATTTTCATACTTTATTCCTTTATATTACATTGCTGCCTGCATTTTACTAATTGCCATTTGATTGCTGTTACATGGTGTAGGCAATGAGTGCAAATGCGCAAGCAATTACTGGATATAGACATCTGAATAACAGGAATCTAAGTGTTTTCAATGAGTTCTCGAAGCAACTAAAGGGGGAGGCCAAGAGGTATGTGTTATTTTCTAAGGTCTCCACTGCTATGGAAACCCAGAAAAAATGAACAAAAAGATCAATATAGCAGTCATATAACATTATAATAGTtgtatgtttttctttttcaattCTATACTACTTGATCACCTTTTATAAGCAATTATGCTTATCAACATTTTTTCGCTTCATTTATTATATTTTGTTGCAGTAATCCTGAACTCCAGAAATCCATGAAAGAGTTTAGCGAGAAACTTGGTGTGGTAAAGGAAGACCTCAAAGTAAGGTACAAGTTGGCAGAAGTGtcacatttttttcattttgaatCGTCTGCATATAGTGGTTAAAATTAGGATATACTTTTTAATGAAGAAGATCTGTACTTTTGAATGTCTTTATTGAGGACACCACAATTACAATTTATGCAGAACTAAGAAAACAACAGAGACAATATACAAAAGTGTTGATGATGTCTGGACTGAAGCTGAGGAGACATCTAAAAAGGTAAGTCAGCCACAGTGTGTGTCAAGGATGATTGTTTAATATTTATACAAATGTGTCCTATTCatttctttgtttatttgtgCTCATAGACTTGTGGGGGGCATTCTTTTTTCATTTCTAGGTTACTGCAAATATCAAAGAAAAAGTGTTTGCTGCTAAAGAAGAGGTAAGTGATAATTAATATCACTTTGATACGGTATGCATATGAATTTCTTTATGCATGTATTCTTTTCCTTGATTGAATGGTTAACAGGTAAAGGAAAGTTTTGGACTTGGAAAAGAAGAGAGTACAAGTTGCAAGGATGGTTCGCCTGGAGCTTCAAAAAATGAGAAAACCGAGGCATCCTCGCATTCAGACCGCGCGTCTGAAGATGCCAGCCATACATTATTTACTAAATTGAAGTCAACAATCTCATCTGCTTCACCTGTTGTATCTGGTGCATTTGCAAAGTTGAAGGATACAAAAGTATCAACTTTAGCTAAACAGGGATATGAAGTTATCAAGGATGAATTAAGCTCTACCTCTAGCAGAAAGAAGAAACATCAAGCTAGACATGCTTCTGCTAAGGTAGAAAAGAGTACAAGAACTGATTTAGTTATTATGCCAACAAAGAAGTCGGTGCTGGGTGAAAAATGGGAAGCATTTAAGAATAAGGTATATTTAGATAAGATTGTTCAACTTTTGTTCCTATCTTTTTCATATAAATCCCCTATCTgaaatccttttttttctttctataaGATCCGAGGTCACCCAGTCTATAAGAGAGTTGATGAATACACCAAACCTGTTGTAACCAAGGGACAAGAGGTACCATCGCAATGCTGTACAGTTGTATTTGATGTATTTGGTCAAACATAGTTTTCCCTTGTAGTGATATACATGTTTTGCATATGCAAATGCAGGTAGCTGAGGACGTCCGAGAAAGATGGGAGACAAGTGACAATCCAGTAGTTCAGAAAATCCAAGAGTATGATGTACTCCATCATTTCTTTGTTCTATCTGATTACAAAATTTGATCTTCTCTTTATTTCTCTTATCAGTTATGACATTAGATATTGTGTCTTGAAAGCACCACGTATGGCAACTGAGTGGTGCATTCATGGTTGCAAATCCATTGGTGTTGTTAATGACACAAACGGGATGAAAAATAAATGCTAATCACTTTCTTGTATATGCAAATCAATTAAATTTTGCGTCTGACATGTTGGTTTCCCTTTGTTCTTGCCTTGTAGTTTGAACGAATCTTTGCTTGAAGAAACCACAGCTGCGGTGACATTCAGAGAAATCCGGCAACGAGACCCGTAAGGCGCGTGTAACATATCTGAGAAACTTAGGAGGTAGCTGAGTTATGTTTCACTATTTTGTGCACAGGTCCTTTTCTTTATCTGATTTTGTTGCTGATGTTCAAGAAATGATCAAGCCTGTTCTCACTGCATATTCAAAGGTAACTCTTGTCGTACTAAGGAGAAATCCTCTCGTTCATTGAACTAGCATGATTGCTGATTGTACTAACGAGATGGGTTGGTTGTGTATTACTCCCACCTTTTCTTGATCAACTAGTTTAAAGATTTGTAGATTATAATGGTACCACTGGATTCATGTTGGAACACACTTTAATATGATGTCAATGTCATGGTCATGAACATTATAATACAACACATGAGATATTGACGTACAAATTTCTATTAGAACTGCACTGAGTAAAATTGGGCCCTGcgttttgaaatggagggagtgcTTCTTTACATATATCTGGTGATAGTGCGATTATTATGAAACTAGCGAGTTTCAGATAAGGTTATAATTTCAAAGGGATTTGTTTGATAAGTTCAAATGGACCGATTGAGATTCTCTTTCTAAGAATCTTTGGTTATCTAACAATTACATATGCTGCTTTCAGGGTGATGTGGAgactttaaaaaaatattgcacCAAGGAAGTGATTGAGCGCTGCAAAGGAGAGAGACAAGCGTATGCATCACAGGGCATATTTTTTGACCACAAGGTAGGCCATTGTTGACTTATGTGTTGAACATTCCCTTTTCCCAAAGCTTTTTTGAGTAAAATGTTGAAACATGTTCCCTCTTTTTGAATTTAGTCACAGTGTTCTGTACAATATTTTCTTTGTATTGGCTGTAACTTGCTGCTCCTAAGCTGGGAACAGCCTTCTGGCTTTCTTaaaaaagaatgaagaaaaaataaaatcttATATTTCATGGCATTTCCAGATCCTGCATATTTCAGAAGCTGATGTATTGGAAACAAAAATGTTTGGATCTTCACCCCTGATTATCTTGCGTGTAAGTACATTagctgtaattagttttttttgttgttcTGAGTTTATCCTGCTTACAATGCATGCTTGTCTCCAATATATTTCAGTTCCAAACGCAACAGATATACTGTGTCCGAGATAGAGAAGGACAAGTCATGGAAGGAGGACAGGTAGGCTATTTCCATGGGGATATATAACCATCTTTTCTATATGTTTGTCATGTGTGGTAGGCTGATTATAGGGTAACTTCATTGTGATCTGGTTGACTGAATTTGTCTCTTATCATGATCTTTCTCATGCTTTACTCCATGCTTGATAGAACCTGGTGAATATGCCCGTGAACCTTATTGCATTTAGGTATGAAAACTAAAGTAATATCGCAAACCCTCCACCTGAGTTTGGAACTTTTGACTCTCTGGGTAGGCTATGTATCTAGTGCTGTGAAGGTGAAATGTTTCCATTTTAGTTCGACAAGGGCAGTTTTACTTGAACCTGAGTGGTACCATGGTGGGACTCCTACATAGCAGGTCGTTAAATGTTTACATTGGTTTATCTGAATAGCTCAAGTTTTTATCCACCGGCATATATATGACAGTGAAAAGCCCAAGATTTACTGCACCTCATAGTTGACAGGTGACATTGCAGTTGACATATGTAACAAATGCTAATTCTATTTTCTTGGTGTAAATGTTCCAGGATACCATTCAAACCGTCTTTTATTCATGGGCTATGCAACTTCTTGACAGCGATGAGGTGCCAGAAGAAGAATCATATTACCCGGTTTGGCGGCTGCGTGAGATGCAACAAGCTGGCATCAAAGCCCTCATATAGAGCAGACTGTCTTGTTTTCGTTCTTGTTCTTCATTTGATCAGCTATTGCTCTACTTTCACTGCTGCTCAACGAGCCATGTGCCCCCTTGGTGCAAAGCAATTTTCCACATTGTTTCTTTTGATGTGTCCTGATGGTAGCAGTCTGTTCCTATTCTTTCCTGATGTATCTATTATCTAACGCTTGTGTTGATCACAAAGTTCACGCCGTCTACTAAAAAACGGTTGCAAGCAGCATACTTGTGACTTGTTTTTGGATTGGAAATGAAACACACAAGGGTTGTCACGGACAACACAGATCCTGGGTATATAGTCTTTGGATTCGCGCTTTATGTGTGCTGATGAGGCTATGCTGAAGCTCCGTTCTATCTCAGGGTGTGTTTATTTTTTGGCGTAAATTTTTGGataagaatcttactatttcggagcactaaataaagtttatttataaaatctttTGCACAGATGTTGTAAATCGCAAGATGAAtctagattcgtcttgcgatttacaacccatccgtacaaaaagttttgcaaatagattttatttagtacttcatgcatatgtccaaatattcgatgtgatgtttttgggtgtaaaattttggaatatAAACCGGGCCTGAGAACGGACCCTCAGCCGAAAGAGTCAGCAACCCAGCACGGCCTAGCATTGTCAGTTAGGCACCATGGCCGAACAGGCGCGCCACACACCATGCGCAGGTGCTGCCGCTGCCCGAGACAGACCAAGGGTGTCTGCTGCTGCGATGTGCAACTGCTCATTAGGTTGTGACCTGATGTGATGCACAGCGACATTGACAGCTTAACAGGTCGAACAGAAAGCGCAGCAAGATCCATTACATCATTAGTATATTCATGTTGCTAATTGCTGAATACTCCcttcatttcaaattataagttatttCGAATTATAGGTTGTTCCGGctttctagatacataattacacaaatactccctccatttcaaattataagttgttttaacttttctagatacataatttACATAACATATATCTAGATTTACATAACATGGATCTAGATACATAGAAAATAGTatgtatttaaaaaaacaaaactacTTGGAGTAgataaaagttcaagccaccaACGCATTGCTCGTCTACTTACAGTCAACTAGTCAAGTTTGTTCTCCCCAAGTGCCATCGCCCAGTGATGTCGGGCGCACGTGGCCAATTGATTTGTAACAATATATGCCAACGAACGGGCATCCAACATGTTCAAGTTGCTCGCAACTGATCGCTATTAACCAATCAATAGTCCAGTCAGAAAAGAGTTGTCCTCGAATGTTACAGGAACCTAAAATCAATACGCTTTGCAGAAGGTGGGGAAATATACGACACACTTGTCGAAGTAGAACCGGACCATAAACATGAGTTATCCTGTACAGACCTGTGCTCCCCAAAGCACGAGCTTATTGCCACCTGACTAAACCCGACAGTGTTGCCAATGGATGAGCAGACCCACTCGGACCGTGAGACTTGCAAATAACAGCTCGTATAAACATCTTTTGGTCCAAAGCAGCTGAAACCGATGGTTCCTACTTCACTGAACCATGCCAAAAAAAAGAGACTCAATTCTCTCGACAAAATCGAAACCTGTCATGGTGCCGTGCTTGTTCTGACTCATGAGCTTGTCTTTATTTGTTCATATTTTTCACCTATGTTTCCACCTTTCTGCTTTTGAAATTCAATGTACCGTAAAGTGCTAGAAAAGAAGGCCTCCGTAGATGGATCAGCTACAGCGTTGTCACTTTGCTGCTCAGTCCTAATCAATTCGATCAAATCTTGAATCACAGTATTTGTGATCTGTGGGATTCCTTTCTCAAAGAAGTACAAGTACCTGAAAATGGTGAAAGTATGAGGGTTTACACAGGCAGATATATTTTATAAACcagaaaacaaataaaatatagTTCTCGAGTTTacttgttcaaaatttcgatAAATAGAGTCACAGATCCACTGCTTCCCCTTGTTGCATTAGCCATCTGTTGCGCAGCATTTGCGATTCTCAAGGCACGCTTTAAACAAAGGAGGACCCTGGAACAAAGTTCAAATTAGGAAGTCAGAAATATCTCAGATATTATTCAATAACAGTTCTAAAGGCTATATAAAACCTTTAGTTAACATTTTTCTGTATAGCCATGAGATCTGGGGCCATGACATCATGCAATTAGTTTGACCAGACATGAACCCATGAAATTATGATAGATACTTATCTTATACTGTTGTGATACAGCTGTGCTAACAATTTATTTGCACTACTAACCAAAAGATGGGCAACATAATCATGAGACCCATAAGCAGTGTGTTTACACTGAGTACGATCAATCGTCTTACCTTTCACCATCCATTATTCCATCTTGGTCATCAGTCCAGAAAAGATGCGAACACGCATAGACTGCTCGGCATTGATCAGGCTTCTTGAGAAGTTTTGCTGAGTACTGCACAAAACAGTAGCAATGTTATTGACATGAGGTGTTTTGCAGtcggtcgaaagaaaattggTCCCAGGCAAATAACAGGGTTTGAGAAGGCTACATTAAAGCAAGACTCATTACCCCTGTTGTCTTATGGGTGAGGGTGTCTCTGTTTTCCACCCCGAATATATTCATTCGCTGAAGGGTTCCAATGATTAGGTGAATTGCTGTTATTTGAGCCTTTGAATCCTGCTTGCGGCAAAGAAACATTATAAGTGAAAAATGGAACGGGATATAAATGCAACCAAATGTCCTTACAAAGGCGCATTCACGATACAATACAAAGTTGCATCAAACAACTCAGGTAAGTAGTCGTTCACAGATGGAATGAGGTGGGAGGGGGACGTACCGCAATTTCTTCTTCATATAAAATGAATGCTTGTGTAAAGAATTCATAAGCAACTGGTTCCAAATCACAGTCATTGGCAGCCTAAATTAAGAATCATAGTCAGAAAATAGCGAGAATTATGAAAATTGgcgataatttttttttgttttccttgGAAAAGAATAGATTGTTACAAACATACCTCTGCGCACTGCAAATACAGTCTCAGAGCTAACTCGGGAGAAGGAACACATGAAAGCGCTTCAATAGTCTGGACATAATAAGAACAATGAGTGTGCAGACAAATATGGAGAGATCCTATGAAACAATTTGCAATTATGCATCTAAAATTGGGTGTGCCAGGTTACTACTTATTAACCATAATTTGCCAACATCTTCGAGTTAATTAATGATGAGAGATATATAGCGTTCCTTGGCTTTTCCTATTCAATTTATACATAGGCATGGAAAGCAAAATTATTTATAATTGAAAAGCATATTTATGCTGCATGCCTGTCCTGTGAGTGGAATTCAAAGTAATATGCATGAAAATAAATCTATGAAATAACCTGATGCAAGATCTGGAAGATTTTTTTTGGAGTTGCAGGCACGTCCTCCCCAGTGACATCTCCATCTTGACCTTGTAATCGCCTAACCAACTGCAAATAAGATGAGTTATCCACATAGATGCTTCAATGATAATAGCTGCATAGATCAATGTAGAACAAAATATGATCTATTTATTTTTGTTCCCAGTACCATGGATGTGTTTCTTCAATTTCGGAGGATAATGTATATGGATGCATCTAATCACTAATATTGTCTCGATAAAAAGCAATCTAAAAGCACAAGTGGAAAAGGACCCCCACAGTGGCATAGTCTTATTGAGAGTAAGAGTCTTTTGCATACTAAAAATCAACATTCAATCATAACATgaaaatattttgaattaaCCAGATTCCTCACATCTCAATATTTTTTAAAAGTGGCAGAACAAACCTTGAGAGCGGAGAATACTAATGAAGGTACAGTGAAAGTTAGCCGCTTGGGTCCTCCGAGAAGTATATGCTTCTGAACGGTACATAAGATCTGAAAGACCAAGAAGCATATTGCAATTAGAGCTTTGAAACTGAAGTGgttgaacacatgcatgcagATATAAATAAGTGCTGCCTAGCAACAGAGTTTCATGATCAGCAACTAACATTAAATGGCATTTTTCCTTATTTTGGGAGAACGAACATGGTCTAGTGATATGATAAAATAACAGGAAAAATCAGTTTATGCAAGCTGATACACAAAAATAAAGGTTTGTGCAACACATATGCATAGTAAATAAACACATCCACAAAGTGGAATCGATGATGGACACCAGTGTATTTTTGTATACTTTTCAACGATATCAGTATAACAAATGTACCTTCAGCATCTCCTCATGATCATCATTGTGCAACATGTGAATAAGGCGTGCTACGGAATTCTGTTCCTCTTTAAAGTCCTCTTCATCAAGctaaaacaataaaaaaacataGTTATAGTTTGAGCAAACTTGATTTAAATTGAAATTCAAATGTTCCATGCTGATGTAGCCCAAGAAGATAACAGCAGTAAGTAGCGGGAAGAAGACCACAAACAAGTCGAAATACACTTTTACAACAAAATGTATGGTTTCACCTCATCATCTTGAGCCCCATCCATATCTTTTATAAGCCCCTTAATTAAATCGAACAGTGCCTCGATCTGCAAGAAACAGCACAGAGCCACACGATTAGTTGCTTAGTAATTGGCACAGCAATATCATACATTGAAATATTACCTTGTCAGAAGTagatatgcaagttgtgttctTCATTATGCTCTGAATTATTACCACAGCCATCACTTTGGTTGTAGCATTATCGAGATAATCCATAACTCGAGGATAGTTTGAAAGTTCCAATGCAGTAACaatgttgctatatttttccaGGGGAGCACTAAGAAGTGCAATAATTTGCTTTGTTGCCCTGCTATCTTCAAGTTTTGCCTTGCCTGAAAGTTTCTTGACGCATGCACCCTGTACAATGAAAAATATCATATGAGCTTGAAAGTTAAATTAGCACGAGATCATTAATAAATTTACATAATTGGCATACTATCAATTACAATACTACAGCTTCATAGATTTAGCAACAAACCATGATAAGTGACATAATTCATATGATTGTCTAAAGAAGACTAACCAGCACTTGGTCAACATAATCAAGCCGATCCGGATGTACACGGAGAGTAAATGTCAGAAGCGACACATATAGAGTTACTGCTCCAACAACCGGCATGTCAGGTTGGGCTTCTATCACCTGCCAAAAAACCATAACTCTGCCATTTAGGTTTCCATAGCCAGAGCCAAAATAGCTATGCAATTTGAACAGGAATAAAAAAACAAAG
This window contains:
- the LOC120691117 gene encoding mitochondrial import inner membrane translocase subunit TIM44-2-like; protein product: MATSALLRALRRPSPEAALRLAMSANAQAITGYRHLNNRNLSVFNEFSKQLKGEAKSNPELQKSMKEFSEKLGVVKEDLKVRTKKTTETIYKSVDDVWTEAEETSKKVTANIKEKVFAAKEEVKESFGLGKEESTSCKDGSPGASKNEKTEASSHSDRASEDASHTLFTKLKSTISSASPVVSGAFAKLKDTKVSTLAKQGYEVIKDELSSTSSRKKKHQARHASAKVEKSTRTDLVIMPTKKSVLGEKWEAFKNKIRGHPVYKRVDEYTKPVVTKGQEVAEDVRERWETSDNPVVQKIQDLNESLLEETTAAVTFREIRQRDPSFSLSDFVADVQEMIKPVLTAYSKGDVETLKKYCTKEVIERCKGERQAYASQGIFFDHKILHISEADVLETKMFGSSPLIILRFQTQQIYCVRDREGQVMEGGQDTIQTVFYSWAMQLLDSDEVPEEESYYPVWRLREMQQAGIKALI
- the LOC120688085 gene encoding vacuolar protein sorting-associated protein 35B-like — translated: MAAASAAVRMLPDGGADDEERWLAEGIAGVQQNAFYMHRALDSNNLKDALKYSAQMLSELRTSRLSPHKYYELYMRAFDEMRKLEMFFREETRRGSCSVVDLYELVQHAGNVLPRLYLLCTVGSVYIKSKEAPAKDVLKDLVEMCRGIQHPLRGLFLRSYLSQISRDKLPDIGSEYEGDAESINDAVEFVLQNFIEMNKLWVRMQHQGPVREKEKRGKERNELRDLVGKNLHVLSQIEGVDLDMYKETVLPRILEQVVNCKDDLAQFYLMDCIIQVFPDEYHLQTLETLLSAFPQLQPSVDIKTVLSQLMDRLSNYAASSPEVLPEFLQVEAFAKFSNAIGKVIEAQPDMPVVGAVTLYVSLLTFTLRVHPDRLDYVDQVLGACVKKLSGKAKLEDSRATKQIIALLSAPLEKYSNIVTALELSNYPRVMDYLDNATTKVMAVVIIQSIMKNTTCISTSDKIEALFDLIKGLIKDMDGAQDDELDEEDFKEEQNSVARLIHMLHNDDHEEMLKILCTVQKHILLGGPKRLTFTVPSLVFSALKLVRRLQGQDGDVTGEDVPATPKKIFQILHQTIEALSCVPSPELALRLYLQCAEAANDCDLEPVAYEFFTQAFILYEEEIADSKAQITAIHLIIGTLQRMNIFGVENRDTLTHKTTGYSAKLLKKPDQCRAVYACSHLFWTDDQDGIMDGERVLLCLKRALRIANAAQQMANATRGSSGSVTLFIEILNKYLYFFEKGIPQITNTVIQDLIELIRTEQQSDNAVADPSTEAFFSSTLRYIEFQKQKGGNIGEKYEQIKTSS